One stretch of Emys orbicularis isolate rEmyOrb1 chromosome 5, rEmyOrb1.hap1, whole genome shotgun sequence DNA includes these proteins:
- the FOXI3 gene encoding forkhead box protein I3, with translation MSAGDLQPSSPASPQPRRAREAPEMAVYCGEPFSVYPQPGLPPPGAAAASSTQRPAAYALGDYGAPANAGYLWGVSGPAPYLQGGPGPAAPFLPPASYGCSRGGQLGGAPSAPGSPSPAAAELSWLSLAGQEELLRLVRPPYSYSALIAMAIQSAPGRKLTLSHIYQYVAENFPFYKRSKAGWQNSIRHNLSLNDCFRKVPRDEDDPGKGNYWTLDPNCEKMFDNGNFRRKRKRRSEPNTPTVVSSGGGLKAEEGRPIPAAAGKPCGNSPSPELDLSPARDHPKSSSSPGIISATPGCLSTFFSGMSSLSSGGSRLAGGFSRELHHRNFPAGQMSGGTFTASSSSSSQEVLPPDQLQRVPGPTAAYYSSFHPSSSQGAQYNHYYNFTVNSLIYARDGTEV, from the exons ATGAGCGCCGGTGACTTgcagcccagctcccccgccAGCCCGCAGCCCCGCCGGGCCCGGGAGGCGCCCGAGATGGCCGTGTACTGCGGCGAGCCCTTCAGCGTGTACCCGCAGCCCGGCTTGCCCCCGCCCGGCGCCGCGGCCGCCTCCTCCACGCAGCGGCCGGCCGCCTACGCCCTGGGCGACTACGGTGCGCCGGCCAACGCCGGCTACCTGTGGGGCGTGAGCGGCCCGGCCCCGTACCTGCAGGGCGGCCCCGGACCGGCCGCCCCTTTCCTGCCGCCCGCCTCCTACGGCTGCTCGCGGGGCGGCCAGCTGGGGGGCGCCCCCTCCGCGCCCGGCTCGCCCTCGCCCGCGGCGGCCGAGCTGAGCTGGCTGAGCCTGGCCgggcaggaggagctgctgcGTCTGGTGCGGCCGCCCTACTCCTACTCGGCGCTGATCGCCATGGCCATCCAGAGCGCGCCCGGCCGCAAGCTCACGCTGAGCCACATCTACCAGTACGTGGCCGAGAACTTCCCCTTCTACAAGCGCAGCAAGGCCGGCTGGCAGAACAGCATCCGCCACAACCTCAGCCTCAACGACTGCTTCCGCAAGGTGCCCCGCGACGAGGACGACCCGG GGAAGGGGAACTACTGGACCTTAGACCCAAACTGTGAGAAGATGTTTGACAATGGGAATTTCCGGCGCAAGCGCAAACGGCGCTCTGAGCCTAACACCCCCACTGTGGTGTCCTCTGGCGGGGGCCTGAAGGCTGAGGAAGGGCGTCCCATCCCGGCTGCTGCAGGCAAGCCCTgtggaaacagcccctccccagagctggacCTATCACCTGCCAGGGACCATCCCAAAAGCTCCTCTTCTCCAGGCATCATCTCAGCCACCCCGGGCTGCCTAAGCACCTTCTTCAGTGGGATGAGCTCACTGAGCAGTGGAGGGAGCCGCCTGGCGGGAGGCTTCAGCAGGGAGCTGCACCACCGGAACTTCCCCGCTGGGCAGATGAGTGGTGGCACCTTCActgcctcctccagcagctcctcccaAGAGGTGCTCCCACCAGACCAGCTGCAGCGAGTTCCAGGGCCCACTGCTGCCTATTACAGCTCCTTccatcccagcagcagccagggcgcCCAGTACAACCATTACTACAACTTCACAGTCAACAGCCTCATCTACGCCCGGGATGGCACTGAGGTGTAG